From the genome of Ignavibacteriales bacterium, one region includes:
- a CDS encoding RluA family pseudouridine synthase: protein MTDKQDLLLSLQILYEDDNLIAVNKSEGIASIAENDAAIDSLHSRLEKRLAQKLFIVHRLDKEVSGIILFAKNSATHKFLNDQFAERKVKKYYTALVLGVIKESEGVIKKPIREFGSGRMGIDDRKGKPSETKFQVVERYRDYTMLELNPSTGRRHQLRVHLYSIGYPIVGDVRYGDKIIQEKFSRIMLHAKRLEFLLPEGKLVSVEAPLPDSFRKELKELTGNG, encoded by the coding sequence ATGACAGATAAACAGGATCTACTTCTTTCGTTACAAATTTTGTATGAGGATGACAATTTAATTGCGGTAAATAAATCCGAAGGGATTGCATCAATCGCGGAAAATGATGCAGCCATCGATTCCCTTCACTCGCGTTTAGAAAAACGTTTGGCGCAAAAACTTTTTATTGTACATCGACTTGATAAGGAAGTGAGCGGCATAATCCTTTTCGCTAAAAATTCGGCTACGCATAAATTTTTAAATGATCAATTCGCCGAGAGAAAAGTAAAGAAATATTACACGGCTCTTGTTCTCGGAGTTATTAAAGAAAGCGAAGGCGTAATTAAAAAACCGATTAGAGAATTTGGATCCGGACGAATGGGAATTGACGACAGAAAAGGAAAACCGAGCGAAACGAAATTTCAAGTTGTTGAAAGGTACCGCGACTATACTATGCTTGAATTAAATCCGTCGACAGGTCGCCGTCATCAACTGCGCGTTCATCTCTACAGTATCGGTTATCCAATTGTCGGCGATGTGCGGTACGGAGATAAGATAATCCAGGAAAAATTTTCTCGCATAATGCTTCATGCAAAACGGCTCGAGTTTCTTCTTCCGGAAGGCAAACTAGTTTCAGTAGAAGCACCGCTGCCGGATTCATTCCGGAAGGAATTAAAAGAATTAACGGGAAACGGTTAA
- a CDS encoding alpha/beta hydrolase-fold protein, with protein sequence MMSKTNKYFLIFIFYSATFCFSQLSAQNQSKETANSSVTLHRTETIKLTSAINGNTYPIKIALPGSYYTTDKTYPVVYMLDAYSSFGIVTEMARLLASDKELPELILVGISSEGGSKEFIYNRSRDYTPTKILEENLPETLRSLIPTSGGGEKFLEFIKKELIPFVESKYRFKPDDRTLAGHSLGGLFVFYSLFYNPELFNRFVAVSPALLWDHNYILNQEEEFSKKNKSLNAVVYSAVGSKEDETIIAPWKQFISKMEEKNYTGLNLKTEIAKDETHYTIIPYIITHGLKSVFSGDQTQK encoded by the coding sequence ATGATGTCTAAAACAAATAAATATTTTCTAATTTTTATTTTTTATTCGGCTACGTTCTGTTTTTCACAATTATCAGCACAGAATCAATCAAAAGAAACCGCTAATTCCTCGGTTACTCTTCATCGGACCGAAACTATAAAATTAACATCGGCAATTAACGGTAATACTTACCCGATCAAGATTGCATTACCCGGAAGTTATTATACTACCGACAAAACATATCCCGTTGTTTATATGCTGGATGCTTATTCTTCGTTCGGAATAGTGACGGAGATGGCGCGACTGCTTGCATCGGACAAAGAATTGCCGGAATTAATTCTGGTTGGAATATCGTCAGAAGGCGGATCGAAGGAATTTATCTATAACCGTTCACGCGATTATACTCCGACAAAAATTCTGGAAGAAAATTTACCGGAGACACTTCGTTCGTTAATTCCCACTTCCGGCGGCGGAGAAAAATTTTTAGAATTTATTAAAAAAGAATTAATTCCGTTCGTTGAGTCGAAATACAGATTCAAACCGGATGATAGAACATTAGCGGGTCATTCTTTGGGCGGTCTCTTTGTTTTCTACTCGTTATTTTATAATCCTGAATTATTTAACAGATTTGTTGCCGTCAGTCCAGCCCTCTTGTGGGATCATAATTATATCCTAAATCAAGAAGAAGAATTTTCTAAAAAAAATAAATCATTAAACGCAGTTGTTTATTCCGCAGTCGGTTCAAAAGAGGACGAAACAATCATTGCCCCGTGGAAACAATTTATATCAAAAATGGAAGAAAAGAATTATACCGGGCTAAATTTAAAAACCGAAATAGCTAAGGATGAAACACATTACACAATAATTCCTTATATAATAACGCATGGGTTAAAATCGGTTTTCAGCGGAGATCAGACTCAAAAGTAA
- a CDS encoding nucleoside deaminase, whose amino-acid sequence MDKFMQAAIEEAQLGLNEGGIPIGSVIVHNGKIIGRGHNRRVQKESAILHGEMDALENAGRQPASVYKESVLYTTLSPCPMCSGAIILYGIPKVIIGENKTFLGEEEHLKSRGVNVEVLQDQTCINMMTRFIDEKPKLWNEDIGV is encoded by the coding sequence ATGGATAAGTTTATGCAAGCCGCAATAGAAGAAGCTCAACTGGGGCTGAACGAAGGGGGAATACCAATCGGTTCTGTTATTGTACACAACGGAAAAATAATAGGACGTGGGCACAACCGCAGAGTACAAAAGGAAAGCGCGATTCTTCACGGCGAAATGGACGCACTCGAGAACGCCGGAAGACAGCCGGCTTCCGTTTATAAAGAAAGCGTTTTATATACAACTCTCTCTCCTTGCCCAATGTGCAGCGGGGCTATCATTCTTTATGGAATTCCAAAAGTAATCATTGGTGAAAACAAAACTTTTCTCGGCGAGGAAGAACATCTGAAATCCCGCGGAGTGAATGTGGAAGTTCTTCAAGACCAAACATGCATTAACATGATGACAAGATTCATCGATGAGAAACCAAAATTGTGGAATGAAGACATCGGTGTTTAA
- a CDS encoding GH92 family glycosyl hydrolase, translated as MKKLFYLFITISSLNLFAQNKTKTPYDYVNPFIGTDDMGHTYPGAVVPFGLVQLSPETDSVLYSNGKGYDPDVYKYCAGYQYSDKTIVGFSHTHMNGTGHSDLGDFLIMPTIGKIKLNPGTKENPESGYRSRFSHTTEKAHPGYYAVKLDDYNIDVELTASERVGFHKYKFPKTKDAHIILDMTAGIYNYDRKVVWSFIRVENKNLITGFRQTNGWARTRYVYFAMEFSKPVKSYELRNEEQSVYGGFWRKFNQNENFPERAGHKVKCAFNFETEDGEVIMVKVALSGVSTQNAIENLEAEIPGWDFEKVKNDAKIKWNKELSKITIDASEERKINFYTAMYHSFLNPNIFSDVNGEYRGLDQNIHKSNKFTDYTTFSLWDTYRALHPLYTIIQQKRTSDIVNSMLAHYDQSVHKILPVWSHWANENWCMIGYHAVPVIVDAFMKDIGGFDVNKAFEAVTASANYDLYDGIGAYKKYGYVPEDLSSNSASKTLEYAFDDWTIYKMADKLGRKKEADEFLKRANNYKNIYDKETHYLRAKKSNGTFKLPFDPLSVVNQGYIEGNAWNYSLYVPQDVNGFIQLIGGKEKLVTWLDSLFTFDLPEKYFGESEDVTKVGMIGNYVHGNEPSHHIPYMYNFAGMPWKTQERIHQIVNTMYKPEPHGLCGNDDCGQMSAWYIFSVMGFYPVTPGSNEYVIGSPCVDRATINLESGKKFKITAENLSEKNIYIKEIFLNGKKLERSFLTHKEVVNGGKLKFIMQDQPTKNWATSQDSLPYSMN; from the coding sequence ATGAAAAAATTATTTTATCTGTTCATAACCATCTCGTCGTTAAATTTATTTGCACAGAATAAAACAAAAACGCCATACGATTATGTAAATCCGTTTATCGGCACAGACGATATGGGACACACATATCCCGGTGCGGTTGTTCCGTTCGGATTGGTTCAGCTTAGTCCGGAAACGGATTCTGTTTTGTACAGCAACGGTAAAGGATACGATCCCGATGTTTATAAGTATTGCGCCGGATATCAATATTCGGACAAAACAATTGTCGGCTTCAGCCACACACACATGAACGGAACGGGTCATTCCGATCTCGGAGATTTTTTGATCATGCCTACTATCGGCAAAATAAAATTAAATCCCGGCACAAAAGAAAATCCGGAGAGCGGATACAGATCAAGATTTTCGCATACAACAGAAAAAGCACACCCGGGTTATTACGCCGTCAAATTGGATGACTATAATATAGATGTAGAATTAACTGCAAGCGAGCGCGTTGGATTTCACAAATATAAATTTCCCAAAACAAAAGACGCTCACATAATTCTTGATATGACAGCAGGCATTTATAATTATGACAGAAAAGTTGTTTGGTCGTTCATTCGTGTTGAAAATAAAAATTTGATTACCGGATTCCGCCAAACAAACGGCTGGGCAAGAACGCGCTACGTTTATTTTGCAATGGAATTTTCCAAACCGGTAAAATCTTACGAATTAAGAAATGAGGAACAATCAGTTTACGGCGGATTCTGGCGCAAGTTTAATCAGAATGAAAATTTTCCCGAAAGAGCGGGACATAAAGTAAAGTGCGCATTCAACTTTGAGACGGAAGACGGTGAAGTAATCATGGTGAAGGTAGCATTGTCCGGTGTGAGCACACAAAATGCAATTGAAAATTTAGAAGCGGAAATTCCCGGCTGGGATTTTGAAAAAGTAAAAAATGATGCGAAGATAAAATGGAACAAAGAACTTTCTAAAATTACAATTGATGCAAGCGAAGAGAGAAAAATAAATTTTTACACAGCGATGTATCACAGTTTTCTGAATCCGAATATTTTCTCGGACGTTAACGGCGAATACCGCGGACTCGATCAGAACATCCATAAGTCTAACAAGTTTACTGATTATACAACTTTTTCATTATGGGATACTTACCGGGCGCTTCATCCGCTATATACGATCATACAGCAAAAACGAACAAGCGATATTGTTAATTCGATGCTAGCTCATTACGATCAAAGCGTTCATAAAATTTTACCCGTCTGGTCTCACTGGGCAAATGAAAATTGGTGCATGATCGGTTATCACGCGGTTCCGGTAATTGTGGATGCTTTCATGAAAGACATCGGAGGGTTTGATGTGAATAAAGCATTTGAGGCAGTCACTGCCAGCGCAAATTACGATCTTTACGATGGAATTGGAGCGTACAAAAAATATGGTTATGTGCCGGAAGATTTGAGTTCCAACTCCGCTTCAAAAACTTTGGAATATGCTTTCGATGATTGGACGATCTACAAAATGGCAGATAAGCTCGGCAGGAAAAAGGAAGCTGATGAATTCCTTAAACGCGCTAACAATTACAAAAATATTTATGATAAAGAAACTCATTACCTACGGGCAAAAAAATCCAACGGAACATTTAAATTGCCGTTCGACCCACTGAGTGTTGTGAATCAAGGATACATCGAAGGTAACGCCTGGAATTATTCTTTATATGTTCCGCAAGATGTGAACGGATTTATTCAGTTGATTGGCGGGAAAGAAAAATTAGTTACATGGCTCGATTCTCTTTTTACGTTTGATCTGCCGGAAAAATATTTCGGTGAAAGCGAAGACGTAACCAAAGTCGGAATGATCGGTAATTATGTTCACGGCAACGAACCAAGCCATCATATTCCTTACATGTACAACTTTGCCGGAATGCCTTGGAAAACCCAGGAGCGCATTCATCAAATTGTAAACACAATGTACAAGCCGGAACCTCACGGTCTTTGCGGAAATGACGACTGCGGACAAATGTCGGCATGGTATATTTTCAGCGTAATGGGATTCTATCCAGTTACACCGGGAAGCAATGAGTATGTTATCGGAAGTCCTTGTGTTGATAGAGCAACAATAAATCTGGAGAGCGGAAAGAAATTTAAGATTACGGCGGAAAATCTTTCTGAAAAAAATATCTATATCAAAGAGATTTTTCTTAACGGTAAAAAATTGGAAAGAAGTTTTCTTACACACAAAGAAGTTGTAAACGGCGGAAAGCTGAAGTTTATAATGCAGGATCAACCAACTAAAAATTGGGCAACTTCACAAGATTCATTACCATATTCGATGAATTAG
- a CDS encoding SpoIIE family protein phosphatase, with translation MEAGELNRIRVQLVNRRERLFKVAQQQSSKIHYLALLKEVDSALERIDGGTYGFCEVCNDPIEDDRLVVNPLICVCLDHLDEKQKRTLEEDLDLAQKIQKAMLPSKNLSAESWDIHFHYEPAGAVSGDYCDIILDCNSTYFILGDVSGKGIAASMLMSHIRALFHSLIPQKFGIDQLVAKINRFTCESNPSSHYITLLCVKAEKDGRIEVCNAGHLPPLLMKRNEQSMIDSTGIPIGLFCDAEYSVNTAVLNRDDIMFLYTDGLTESFCNDEEYGINRLSKIVLENHNLSPKEMTKEILIDLNKFIGGNPKRDDLTVMAIKKL, from the coding sequence ATGGAAGCAGGCGAACTTAACAGAATACGCGTGCAGCTTGTCAACAGAAGAGAAAGACTATTTAAAGTCGCACAACAACAAAGTTCAAAGATCCATTATCTAGCACTTTTAAAAGAAGTTGATTCAGCGCTCGAAAGAATTGACGGTGGTACTTATGGTTTTTGCGAAGTCTGCAACGATCCGATAGAAGACGATCGATTGGTTGTCAATCCATTGATCTGTGTCTGCCTGGATCATCTGGATGAAAAACAAAAACGTACATTGGAAGAAGACCTCGATCTCGCGCAGAAAATTCAAAAAGCAATGCTTCCATCAAAAAATTTATCGGCGGAAAGCTGGGATATTCATTTTCATTATGAACCGGCAGGAGCGGTCAGCGGAGATTATTGCGACATAATTCTTGACTGCAACAGTACATACTTTATTCTTGGCGATGTATCGGGCAAAGGAATCGCAGCTTCAATGTTGATGTCGCATATACGTGCATTGTTTCATAGTCTCATTCCGCAGAAATTCGGCATCGATCAGCTTGTCGCAAAGATCAACCGTTTTACATGTGAAAGTAATCCGTCTTCTCATTATATAACTCTCTTATGTGTCAAAGCGGAAAAAGACGGAAGAATTGAAGTTTGTAATGCCGGTCATTTGCCGCCATTGTTGATGAAACGGAACGAACAGTCAATGATTGATTCAACAGGAATACCCATTGGATTATTCTGCGATGCGGAATATTCCGTTAACACTGCCGTATTGAACAGAGATGATATTATGTTTCTTTATACGGACGGATTAACAGAATCTTTTTGCAATGATGAAGAATACGGTATAAATAGGTTGTCGAAAATTGTATTGGAAAATCATAATCTCTCCCCAAAAGAAATGACGAAAGAAATTCTAATTGATCTAAACAAGTTTATCGGGGGTAATCCGAAAAGAGATGATCTGACGGTAATGGCAATTAAAAAACTCTGA
- the alr gene encoding alanine racemase yields the protein MSNSINHATISSEEIIRPTRLEIDLKILSENFHQIKNHVTPAKMMPILKANGYGHGLVRVAQLMQELGTDYIGVAVLEEGILLREQGIRIPILVLGGIWGNQIPHFLKHDLTITASSIEKLNQIDELAGQMKLKAKVHLKIDTGLERIGVHYYSAEKLLEATLKCMNLEVEGIFSHFANSDNLELSYTHLQLERFMEVLRFYEKHSLQLPIRHISKSGSILQMPEANLDMVRPGLLLYGVYPSREIPHSVEVRPASTWKSLVVYFKVIKANHPVGYGLTWQCDHDVRSVTVPVGYGDGYFRSMSHKAEVLLRGKRYPVIGRISMDQIVVNIEKDSAYNGDEVILFGSDGENKITVEELADWAGTIPYEILTNINTRVPRVYIE from the coding sequence ATGAGCAATTCTATAAATCATGCAACAATTAGCTCCGAAGAGATTATCCGTCCAACCCGGCTTGAGATTGATTTAAAAATTCTATCCGAGAATTTCCATCAAATCAAAAACCATGTTACGCCGGCTAAGATGATGCCGATCCTTAAGGCAAATGGATACGGGCACGGATTGGTGCGTGTTGCTCAATTGATGCAGGAACTCGGGACTGATTATATCGGCGTTGCAGTTCTAGAGGAAGGAATTCTTTTGCGCGAGCAAGGTATAAGAATTCCAATTCTTGTTCTTGGCGGAATATGGGGAAATCAAATTCCGCATTTTCTAAAACATGATTTAACAATTACAGCTTCTTCAATTGAAAAATTAAACCAGATAGATGAGCTTGCCGGGCAGATGAAATTAAAAGCGAAAGTTCATCTTAAAATTGATACCGGATTGGAACGAATTGGAGTTCATTACTATTCTGCGGAAAAACTTCTTGAAGCAACGTTGAAATGTATGAATCTAGAAGTGGAAGGAATTTTTTCTCATTTCGCAAATTCTGATAATCTCGAATTGAGCTATACTCATCTTCAGCTTGAACGGTTTATGGAAGTTTTACGGTTTTATGAAAAACATTCGCTTCAATTACCGATCCGGCACATTTCAAAATCCGGCTCTATACTACAGATGCCGGAAGCAAATCTCGATATGGTGCGTCCCGGACTTCTTCTTTACGGCGTTTATCCTTCTCGGGAAATTCCGCACTCAGTAGAAGTAAGACCGGCTTCAACATGGAAATCTCTTGTAGTTTATTTCAAAGTTATTAAAGCAAATCATCCGGTTGGATACGGATTAACATGGCAGTGCGATCATGATGTAAGATCCGTTACTGTTCCGGTCGGTTACGGTGACGGCTATTTCAGAAGTATGTCTCACAAAGCGGAAGTACTTCTTCGCGGAAAACGTTATCCGGTCATTGGAAGAATTTCGATGGATCAGATTGTGGTTAATATCGAAAAAGATTCTGCGTACAACGGAGACGAAGTTATTTTATTCGGAAGCGATGGTGAAAATAAAATTACGGTTGAAGAACTTGCAGATTGGGCTGGTACAATTCCTTACGAAATTCTAACCAACATCAACACGCGCGTGCCGAGAGTTTATATAGAATAA
- a CDS encoding SDR family oxidoreductase, with the protein MKILFIGGTGVISSSCSQLCIEKGFDLYLLNRGVSLRKPAAGAKIINADIRDTRAVKSALGNENFDVVVDWIAYNEEHVRNDYELFRDKTKQYIFISSASAYNKPPLKLPITEEAPLHNPFWSYSQKKIECENYLMKIFHENNFPITICRPSHTYDKTKISLYGGNTTLNRLKLGKQIIIHKDGNTLWTLTNARDFAKGFVGLLGNPKTIGEAYHITSDEVLTWNKIAEIIAEEAGCDLNVAYLPDDFISKYDAEWGYNLFGDKGYDTVFDNSKIKRIVPDFKATIPYSEGVKEIIDFFSHEENQIVNHELDNLMDKMIDEYKPVRS; encoded by the coding sequence ATGAAAATTCTATTTATCGGCGGAACCGGAGTTATCAGTTCATCATGTTCTCAACTGTGTATCGAAAAAGGATTTGATCTGTATCTTTTAAACAGAGGTGTATCATTAAGAAAACCCGCTGCGGGTGCAAAAATTATAAACGCAGATATTAGAGATACCCGTGCAGTCAAATCTGCGCTGGGCAACGAGAATTTTGATGTGGTTGTTGACTGGATTGCCTACAACGAGGAACATGTTAGAAACGACTATGAATTATTCAGAGATAAAACGAAACAGTATATTTTTATAAGTTCTGCTTCGGCTTATAACAAACCTCCCTTGAAACTTCCAATTACAGAAGAAGCGCCGCTACACAATCCGTTCTGGAGTTATTCACAAAAAAAAATTGAATGTGAAAATTATCTGATGAAAATTTTTCACGAAAATAATTTTCCGATTACAATTTGCAGACCTTCACACACATATGATAAAACAAAAATTTCATTGTACGGCGGTAATACAACTTTAAACCGGTTGAAGCTAGGCAAACAGATCATTATTCACAAAGACGGAAATACTTTGTGGACACTTACAAATGCAAGGGACTTTGCAAAAGGATTTGTTGGACTTCTAGGCAATCCAAAAACAATTGGAGAAGCCTATCATATAACATCCGATGAAGTACTGACTTGGAACAAGATCGCGGAAATAATAGCAGAAGAAGCCGGTTGTGATTTGAATGTCGCTTATTTGCCGGACGATTTTATTTCAAAGTATGATGCCGAGTGGGGTTATAATTTATTCGGCGATAAAGGATACGACACTGTTTTTGATAACTCCAAGATCAAAAGGATTGTTCCGGATTTCAAAGCGACGATACCATATTCCGAAGGTGTGAAAGAAATTATTGATTTTTTTTCGCATGAAGAAAATCAAATTGTAAATCACGAGCTGGATAATTTGATGGACAAAATGATTGACGAATATAAACCGGTTCGCAGCTAA
- a CDS encoding copper homeostasis protein CutC gives MSTEKILLEACVDSIESAMAAQEGGADRIELCADLLEGGTTPSAGTIDSVCKNVNIPIMVMIRPRGGDFCYSDLEFEEMERDIEFIKQFNVAGIVLGILLEDGTVDKERANTLIQLARPMQITFHRAFDMTRNPLEALDDLIALGVERVLTSGQESNVITGIEMLKKLVEKAGDKIIILPGGGINENNVAEIISRCGAKEIHASARVKKESRMKFRNSKTTMSDSKNMPEYETMVTSAARIRAIKENIK, from the coding sequence ATGTCTACGGAAAAAATATTATTGGAGGCCTGTGTTGATTCGATTGAATCGGCAATGGCTGCACAAGAAGGCGGAGCGGATAGAATTGAATTGTGCGCCGATCTTCTGGAAGGAGGCACAACACCTTCTGCCGGAACAATTGATTCGGTTTGCAAAAACGTTAACATTCCAATTATGGTAATGATTAGACCGCGTGGCGGCGATTTTTGTTATTCAGATCTTGAGTTCGAGGAGATGGAACGCGATATAGAATTCATCAAACAATTTAATGTTGCCGGAATTGTTCTTGGAATTTTGCTTGAAGACGGAACAGTTGATAAGGAACGAGCGAACACCTTGATTCAATTAGCACGACCGATGCAAATCACTTTTCACCGAGCATTCGATATGACACGCAATCCGTTAGAAGCTCTTGATGATCTGATTGCTTTAGGAGTAGAAAGAGTATTGACATCAGGGCAAGAATCCAATGTGATTACGGGAATTGAAATGCTGAAAAAGTTAGTTGAAAAAGCCGGAGATAAAATTATAATACTGCCCGGCGGCGGAATTAATGAAAATAATGTAGCTGAAATTATTTCCAGGTGCGGCGCAAAAGAAATTCATGCTTCCGCTAGAGTAAAAAAAGAGAGCCGGATGAAATTCCGTAATTCAAAAACAACAATGAGCGATTCCAAGAATATGCCGGAGTATGAAACTATGGTAACTTCTGCAGCAAGAATCCGCGCAATTAAGGAAAATATTAAATGA
- a CDS encoding carbonic anhydrase — MKKYKAVLFLIIITQFCFNLYAQHQSATDVNKLLAQLTDGNKRFVESKSSHPNQSTARIKETSKGQNPYAVVLTCSDSRVPPEIIFDQGLGDLFVIRTAGNLVDDIGLGSIEYAVEHLGIHLIVVLGHERCGAVEAAVKGGEAPGHIESLVKAIHPAVEKARKEKGDLVNNSVIANVRSIVEKLKSSEPILKEFVSEKKLEIIGARYDLDDGSVTIIH; from the coding sequence GTGAAAAAATATAAAGCAGTTCTTTTTCTAATTATCATCACACAATTCTGTTTTAATCTTTATGCTCAACACCAATCCGCAACGGATGTAAATAAATTGTTGGCTCAATTAACCGATGGTAATAAGCGCTTTGTAGAATCGAAATCGAGTCATCCAAATCAATCAACGGCAAGAATAAAAGAAACATCAAAAGGACAGAATCCTTATGCTGTAGTACTTACTTGTTCGGATTCGCGCGTTCCGCCGGAAATAATTTTTGATCAAGGTCTCGGTGATCTTTTTGTTATTCGCACGGCAGGCAATCTTGTTGATGACATAGGACTTGGCAGTATCGAATATGCGGTTGAACATCTCGGAATTCATTTGATTGTTGTCTTGGGACATGAGCGGTGCGGTGCCGTTGAAGCCGCAGTTAAAGGCGGTGAGGCACCGGGACATATTGAAAGTTTGGTGAAAGCAATTCATCCCGCCGTAGAAAAAGCAAGGAAAGAGAAAGGCGATTTGGTCAATAATTCCGTCATCGCAAACGTTAGATCAATTGTGGAAAAATTAAAATCGAGCGAACCGATTCTGAAAGAATTCGTGTCGGAGAAAAAATTGGAAATTATCGGTGCGCGTTATGATCTTGATGACGGCTCAGTTACGATTATACACTAG